A window of the Bacteroides thetaiotaomicron VPI-5482 genome harbors these coding sequences:
- a CDS encoding OmpA family protein: MRKVIVLSALLLITGMSVYAQEDYSKSLKTTTTIVENADKYKVETNRFWSNWFVTAGGGGLIFFGDHNMQMKFGDRLSPALDIGFGKWFTPGIGIRFMYSGLTIKGATQNGSHSTGKVYDASQWLDEQKFDFMNIHGDVLFNASNLLCGYNEKRFWSVTPYVGLGWILTWESPRARNFNASIGLINSFRLSSAFDLNLDVRGTATKDEFDGERGGRKEEGLLSVTVGVTYKFPRRTWGRSTVKTITFSDEELRLMREQLKAMNDENNRLKDELATSNKVTERVVETNILSAPYLVTFQISRYALSNEARVNIGFQAKIMKENKNAVYTIIGYADKGTGTKEFNQFLSKARAEAVYNCLVNEFGVPASQLKITYEGGVDNMFYDDPRVSRAVITVIK; this comes from the coding sequence ATGAGAAAAGTAATTGTTCTATCGGCCTTGTTGCTGATAACAGGAATGAGTGTTTATGCACAAGAGGACTACTCTAAATCTTTAAAAACGACAACTACAATCGTAGAAAATGCTGATAAATATAAAGTAGAAACCAATCGCTTTTGGAGCAACTGGTTTGTAACTGCCGGTGGTGGCGGACTGATCTTTTTCGGTGACCATAATATGCAGATGAAATTTGGCGACCGTCTGAGTCCGGCATTGGACATCGGTTTTGGAAAGTGGTTTACCCCCGGCATCGGTATACGCTTCATGTATAGCGGACTGACTATCAAAGGTGCTACACAGAACGGCAGTCACTCTACCGGAAAAGTGTACGATGCTTCACAATGGCTGGACGAACAGAAATTCGACTTTATGAATATTCATGGAGACGTGCTGTTCAATGCCTCGAATCTGCTTTGTGGTTATAATGAAAAACGTTTTTGGTCTGTAACTCCCTATGTCGGTTTAGGCTGGATACTCACATGGGAAAGTCCGCGTGCACGTAACTTCAATGCCAGTATCGGTCTGATCAACTCGTTTCGTCTGAGTTCTGCGTTCGACTTGAATCTGGATGTGCGTGGTACTGCGACAAAGGATGAGTTTGACGGTGAACGTGGCGGGCGTAAAGAAGAAGGATTATTGTCCGTAACAGTAGGAGTTACTTATAAATTCCCACGGCGTACATGGGGGCGCAGCACTGTCAAGACCATTACCTTTAGTGATGAAGAACTACGTCTGATGCGCGAACAACTGAAAGCGATGAATGACGAGAACAATCGTCTGAAAGACGAATTAGCAACTTCCAATAAGGTTACGGAAAGAGTGGTGGAAACGAATATCCTCTCTGCTCCTTATCTGGTCACTTTCCAGATATCAAGGTATGCTCTTAGCAATGAAGCTCGTGTAAATATCGGATTTCAGGCTAAGATAATGAAGGAAAACAAGAATGCTGTCTATACGATTATCGGTTATGCCGATAAGGGTACAGGGACTAAGGAGTTTAACCAGTTTTTGAGCAAGGCTCGTGCGGAAGCAGTCTACAACTGTCTGGTCAATGAGTTCGGAGTACCGGCATCGCAACTGAAAATAACTTATGAAGGTGGTGTGGACAATATGTTCTATGATGATCCGAGAGTAAGCCGTGCAGTGATAACGGTGATTAAATAA
- a CDS encoding GumC family protein, whose product MEKQKKMALTEEEKSINIVDLFIYLIAHWKWFVLSILLFGGYFWYSYCETPFVYSRTAIVMIKTPANSRSAMQLNNADFIGQVNVASEILQFKSKELMRKVIDRLHADVSYMVRDGLRPRELYTDSPVRVAFLEAGLDEVCSLSVIPKNKQQVELADFSLDELEQRKTVNLNDTVDTPLGKLIVFTAENYSESYFDRPIKVTSKSREGMVAFWLSNLTIRQMSGDAALLSMTMNDLSPTRAADILDMLITVYNEEAIKDKNRISVNTAEFIKERLQIIEHELGSVETDIEDLKRANNGVDINTVAGMYIQDSRQYESSIKELDTQLQLVSFIKQYLQDSNKDDELIPSNIGLSDLSIESQISRYNETLLRRNRLVSGSSSNNPVVQELNRIMQTMKQNIYMAVDNLSKSLRLKKQDYMRQESHVRQKVQAVPGKQREMLSIERQQKVKESLYIFLLNKREENALSQAMVDNNARILDPVSGSNLPISPNKYKKMILGVGCGIIVPSVILLLILMLDTRVHNRKEVEAVVSAPFLADIPQTAKASVDAHEVVVRARGLDPLSEAFRILRTNLGFMLSQAQDHKIITLTSFNIGAGKTFVSVNLAASLVQTKKKVLILDLDLRKGKMSEMAHSKHVKGVAHYLSNPSIVVDDLILRDAFGEGLDLIPIGVIAPNPTELLLSRRLDELMDRLRELYDYIIVDNVPIGLVADASVVNRISDLTLFIVRVGKIDRRQLPELERLYQEHKLTNMAVVLNGTKKGSSGYGYGYGYGQGYGYKNAEKKKGLFGRKKKKSRK is encoded by the coding sequence ATGGAAAAACAAAAGAAGATGGCTTTGACAGAGGAGGAAAAGTCTATTAATATCGTTGACCTTTTTATATACCTGATAGCTCATTGGAAATGGTTTGTCCTTTCTATTCTGCTGTTTGGGGGATATTTCTGGTATAGCTACTGTGAGACCCCGTTTGTATATAGCCGCACGGCAATAGTAATGATTAAAACACCAGCCAATTCGCGGTCGGCAATGCAGTTGAATAACGCTGATTTCATAGGCCAAGTCAATGTGGCGAGTGAAATTCTGCAATTCAAGTCGAAGGAATTGATGCGGAAAGTGATAGATCGTCTGCATGCGGATGTCAGTTACATGGTGCGTGATGGCCTGCGTCCCAGAGAACTCTATACGGACTCTCCTGTACGGGTTGCCTTTCTGGAGGCTGGGCTGGATGAAGTGTGTTCTTTGTCTGTTATACCTAAAAATAAACAGCAGGTGGAGTTGGCAGACTTTTCGCTCGATGAACTCGAACAACGAAAGACTGTGAATCTGAATGACACTGTTGATACGCCATTAGGAAAACTGATTGTATTTACTGCTGAAAATTATAGTGAATCCTATTTTGACAGACCAATCAAGGTGACCAGTAAGTCCCGGGAAGGGATGGTCGCTTTCTGGCTCTCTAATCTGACAATCAGACAGATGAGTGGTGATGCCGCTTTGCTGAGTATGACTATGAATGACCTGTCACCTACACGGGCAGCCGATATTCTTGATATGTTGATTACCGTTTATAACGAAGAAGCCATAAAGGATAAAAACCGTATTTCCGTGAATACGGCAGAATTTATCAAAGAGCGTCTTCAGATTATTGAGCATGAATTAGGGAGTGTGGAAACTGATATTGAGGATCTGAAAAGAGCGAATAACGGCGTTGATATTAATACAGTTGCAGGTATGTATATACAAGATAGCAGGCAATATGAATCATCAATCAAGGAACTGGATACTCAGCTTCAGTTGGTATCATTTATTAAACAGTATTTGCAGGATTCAAACAAGGATGACGAACTGATCCCCAGTAATATCGGACTGTCTGATCTTAGTATTGAGAGCCAGATTTCTCGCTATAATGAAACGTTGCTGCGTCGTAACCGTTTGGTAAGTGGCAGTAGCAGCAATAATCCTGTTGTTCAGGAGTTGAATCGTATCATGCAGACGATGAAACAAAATATTTATATGGCAGTAGATAATTTATCTAAAAGCTTGAGACTGAAGAAACAAGATTATATGCGTCAGGAGAGCCATGTGCGTCAAAAAGTGCAAGCCGTTCCTGGGAAGCAAAGGGAAATGTTATCTATAGAACGGCAACAGAAAGTAAAGGAATCTTTGTACATATTCCTACTGAATAAACGGGAGGAGAACGCTTTAAGCCAGGCGATGGTGGATAATAATGCAAGAATCCTTGATCCGGTTTCGGGAAGTAACTTGCCGATCTCTCCCAATAAATATAAAAAGATGATACTCGGAGTAGGATGTGGTATCATTGTACCTTCTGTCATTCTGTTATTGATTTTAATGCTGGACACCCGGGTGCATAATAGAAAAGAAGTTGAGGCTGTTGTCAGTGCTCCATTCCTTGCGGATATCCCACAGACAGCCAAAGCGTCTGTGGATGCACACGAAGTTGTAGTGCGTGCACGGGGACTTGATCCGTTGTCCGAAGCTTTTCGTATCCTTCGCACCAATTTAGGGTTTATGCTGTCACAGGCGCAAGACCATAAAATTATCACATTGACTTCTTTTAATATAGGGGCTGGCAAAACTTTTGTTTCTGTTAATCTGGCTGCCAGTTTGGTGCAGACCAAAAAGAAAGTTCTTATACTTGATCTGGACCTTAGAAAAGGGAAAATGAGTGAGATGGCGCATAGCAAGCATGTCAAAGGAGTAGCACACTATTTATCCAATCCATCCATTGTTGTAGACGATCTTATTCTGCGGGATGCTTTCGGTGAAGGGCTTGATTTAATTCCTATTGGAGTCATTGCGCCTAATCCTACAGAATTGTTGTTGAGTAGGCGACTGGATGAATTAATGGATAGACTCAGAGAATTATATGACTATATCATTGTAGATAATGTGCCGATAGGATTAGTGGCAGATGCTTCCGTTGTCAATCGTATTTCGGACTTGACATTGTTTATTGTGCGTGTCGGAAAAATCGACCGGCGGCAACTGCCTGAGTTGGAACGATTGTATCAGGAACACAAACTCACTAATATGGCGGTTGTTCTCAATGGTACGAAAAAAGGCAGTAGCGGCTATGGTTATGGTTACGGTTATGGACAGGGTTATGGTTATAAGAATGCGGAAAAGAAGAAGGGATTATTTGGACGGAAGAAAAAGAAATCCCGGAAATAA
- a CDS encoding polysaccharide biosynthesis/export family protein: MKRNVYVGVLLTALLMTSCINTKRIVYLEDMKESLSYPMNAQPEMKIQRDDRLSIVVSSRNPELTVPFNISTGGNFQVTSSGDVATGTDMQKCEKGYMVDLNGYIEFPVLGKLKVVDLSCKQVAELIKKRLIDENLINDPLVFIDILNIKITVMGEVESPQVLKIDDSRITLLEAITRTGGVTSNALLDRVAVIREEGNERRMYMHDIRSSDIFYSPCYYLQQNDMVYVHPKFAEANTKERRTLSFYSFGLTLLSLITTITVLLK, from the coding sequence ATGAAAAGAAATGTGTATGTGGGAGTACTTTTGACAGCGTTATTGATGACTTCTTGCATCAATACGAAAAGAATCGTTTATCTGGAGGATATGAAAGAATCGTTATCTTATCCGATGAATGCCCAACCGGAAATGAAGATTCAACGGGATGACCGGCTTAGTATTGTTGTCAGTTCACGGAATCCCGAACTGACGGTTCCTTTCAATATATCGACCGGAGGAAACTTTCAGGTAACTTCCAGTGGAGATGTAGCTACCGGTACCGATATGCAAAAATGTGAAAAAGGGTATATGGTAGATTTGAATGGATATATCGAATTTCCGGTTTTAGGAAAACTGAAAGTGGTAGATTTATCATGTAAGCAAGTAGCTGAGCTAATTAAAAAGCGGCTGATTGATGAAAATCTGATCAATGATCCTTTGGTATTTATCGATATTTTGAATATAAAGATTACTGTGATGGGAGAAGTTGAAAGTCCTCAGGTTTTAAAGATAGATGATAGCCGGATTACTTTGCTCGAAGCAATCACCCGAACAGGCGGAGTGACTTCCAATGCTCTTTTGGACAGGGTAGCGGTCATTCGCGAAGAAGGGAACGAACGCAGAATGTATATGCATGATATCCGTTCGTCGGACATTTTCTACTCTCCTTGTTATTATTTACAGCAGAATGACATGGTATATGTACATCCTAAGTTTGCAGAAGCCAATACGAAGGAAAGACGTACATTAAGTTTTTATTCGTTCGGTCTGACTCTTTTAAGTTTGATTACTACAATAACTGTCTTATTAAAATAA